GGCATTGGAAAGTGTAGGAAAGGCAGTCATTGCCGCTTGATTGTATTCCGCGTATATTTTATTGGCATATGCGTCCCCGGATTTAATCATTCCTGGGCTATTTTTTATCCAGCGGTACAGCCATTCCTTATCCAATCCTTCTTCCTCGTACAAACGCGTTTCTACGTTTGCCAGAGCGGGACCGGTCATTTTTCTATTCAGTGCGTGGCAAGCAGCACAATTTTGATTGAACAATGCTTTTCCTGCAACAGCATCACCACTAGATTCTTCCACAGCCTCAGCCTCAACAACAGCTTCGTCTTGAGCGATTATCGAGTTTGAAAAAAATAGCAGGACTACTAAGCTGAAACCTAAAACTTTAGAAAACTGATTGCGGTATAGAACCTTTTTCATAGATAGAATATTTCAATCGGAATCTTGGCATGATTTTAGTCGGTACACTTACAAAATAACTGTAAATAGGTGCCTTGATCGAGCACAAAAATACGACACAGAATTTATTTTAAAAAATGTTAATGGAGTTATAATTTCTAATTTATAATTGTTCTAAATAAATGAAAAAGCTAATGCATTATACCTTAAAAAATTACATTTGTACACCTAGTTTGAACACAAATGAAACTATAATGAAAAAAAATATTCTTTGGCTGCTTATGCTTGGTGCAGTGCTAGGCCTACATGGCCAACAGGGCGAGTTAAACATAAAACAGGACGAACAGATCACTAAGCTCTTAGAAATCTATAAATCTGCATTAAAGGACAATGAATACTACAGGGTGCAAATTGGTTTTAGCACTAATGATGCAACGGCACAATCCCTTAAATCTAACGCTGAAATAGATTTCCCGAACCTCCCTTCTCGAATAGATTTCGCCTCCCCTACCTATAGGGTTAGAATTGGCAGGTTCAAGACAAAATTAGAGGCGGAAAGAATGTACAATAAGATTAGGGTCAAGTATCCTAATGCCATGCTTTTAGAACCAAAAAAATCAACCAAATAGGTCGATTTTTTTTTATCCATATCTAAAATTTTTACTTGGATTTTAGTTTCTTTTTTACGGCCACTTCTTGGAAAGCTTCCACGACATCGCCGATTTGAATATCATTGTAATTCTTTATCTGAAGACCACAATCATAACCTTTGGAAACCTCCTTGACATCATCTTTAAATCGCTTTAATGAAGCGAACTCGCCCGTATAAATAACCACACCATCGCGTATTAAACGTATATTGGAATTACGGAACAATTTACCATTGGTAACCATACAACCTGCAATGGTTCCGATTTTAGAAATCTTGAACGTTTCACGTATTTCCGCCGTACCGGTAATTTCTTCCTTCATTTCTGGAGAAAGCATACCTTCCATGGCATCTTTAAGGTCATTGATGGCATCATAAATAATGGAATACATGCGGATATCTATTTCCTCTTTCTCCGCTATGGCCTTAGCATTACCCATTGGCCTTACGTTAAACCCGATAATTACCGCATCTGAAGCAGATGCCAACAATACATCCGACTCCGTTATAGGTCCAACAGCTTTATAAATGATATTAACCTGAATCTCGTCTGTAGATAGTTTTTGGAAAGAATCTGTAAGCGCTTCAACAGAGCCATCCACATCACCTTTCAATATGATGTTAAGCTCTTTGAATTCTCCTAAAGCAATACGTCTTCCTATCTCATCTAGCGTAATATGACGCTGTGTTCTAACAGATTGTTCACGTTGCAATTGCGACCTTCTGGCTGCAATCTGCTTGGCCTCGCGTTCATCCTCTAAAACATAGAACTTATCGCCTGCTTGTGGCGCACTGTCCAATCCAAGAATGGATATAGGTCTAGATGGACCCACCTCTGTTACGTTTTTTCCACGTTCGTCCTGCATCGCCTTCACCTTACCACTAGTAGTACCGGCCAAAACGTAATCCCCAATTTTAAGGGTACCTGCCTGTACTAGAATAGTAGAGACGTAACCTTTACCCTTGTCAAGGAATGCCTCAACTACAGTACCGGTAGCCGACTTGTCCGGATTGGCCTTAAGCTCCAACAATTCTGCCTCCAACAGCACTTTCTCTAACAATTCCTTTACCCCATCCCCAGTTTTGGCAGAAATATCATGGGACTGAATTTTACCTCCCCAATCCTCTACCAAAAGATTCATTTGGGCAAGACCTTCTTTTATCTTATCCGGATTAGCCGTTGGTCTATCAATTTTGTTGATAGCAAAAACCAAAGGAACACCGGCCGCTTGCGCATGACTAATGGCTTCCTTAGTTTGGGGCATTATATCATCATCCGCCGCAATTACGATGATGGCAATATCCGTTACTTGAGCACCTCTTGCACGCATGGCGGTAAATGCTTCGTGACCGGGAGTATCCAAGAAAGAAATCCGTTCACCGTTTTCAAGAGTAACGCCGTAAGCCCCAATATGTTGGGTTATACCACCACTCTCTCCAGCTATTACGTTCTCTTTTCTAATATAATCTAACAAAGAGGTTTTACCATGATCCACATGTCCCATGACGGTAACAATAGGCGCTCTGGGCTCCAAATCTTCAGGAGCATCCTCTTCTTCAACAATACTTTCTTCAATATCCGCAGTTACAAAATCCACTTCATAACCAAACTCCTCTGCCACAATGGATAAAGTTTCAGCATCCAAACGCTGATTCATGGTTACCATTATCCCTAAGGACATACAGGCCGAAATGATTTCCGTTGTAGAAACATCCATCATTGTAGCAACCTCGCTTGCAGTAACAAACTCGGTTACCTTAAGCACTTTACTCTCTAGTTCCTGTTGTTCTAAGTCTTTTTCTGTCTGCTCTCTATGCTGGTCCCTCTTACTTCTTCTATATTTTGCTCCCTTACCTTTTTTGGACTTACCTTGAAGCTTTTCTAGCGTTTCACGCACTTGTTTTTGCACATCCTCCTCGGATGGCTCCACTTTATTAACGGTTGCAAAACGCTTATTTCCTTTTCTATCTCCGCCTGAATTTCTGGCACCGGCTCCTGAACCAGAAGTATTCTTGGTAACTATACGTCTTCTACGCTTCTTACGGTCCGTATTTCCAGAAGATTTTTCGTCTTCTTTCTTCTTCTTCGGTTTCTGAAATTTAGTAAGGTCAATTTTATCTCCGGTAATCTTTGGACCGGAAAGTTTCTGATATTGTGTCTCTATGGTTTCCTTATCATCCGCACCCTCTTCTACCGTCTTTTCCGTGCTATCTTCCGTAGTCTTAGGCTCCGCTTTCTCAGTCGCCTCTTTCTTCTTTAAAGGCTTTTCCTTAGTGGGTTCGGCAACTGGAGCGGCTGCTATCTTAACTTCTTCCTTGGGAGCTTCCTTAACCTCTGGAGCTTCTTCTTTGTTCTTCTTAGGATTCAAGTCAATTTTACCGACTGTTTTAGGGCCAGCTAACTCCGCTTTCGCCTTAATGATTTTTTCGTTGGACGCATTCCTCTTTTCACGGGCTAGCCTACGCTCTTCTTGCTCCTGTTCTAACTGAACCCGTATGGCCTCTTTCTCCTTGCGCTTCTCTTCTCCAACCTCTTTAGACGCAACTTTTTTGCTCATATCGGTCTGGAACTCATCAAGTAGCACTTGATAAACTTCATTAGATATTTTTGTGGTAGGTCTTGCCTCCACATCATGTCCTTTACTGCTAAGAAAGTCCACTGCCCTATCCAAAGAAATATTAAGTTCTCGAAGAACTTTATTAAGCCTTATTGTTGCATTTTCTGCCATAAATACTGATTCCCGTTCTTTATTCTTTTGCTAATATATAGCTAATCTTCTAATTCTTCTTTTAGGATGCGAACAACTTCCTGTATGGTCTCTTCCTCTAAATCCGTGCGCTTGACCAAATCATTGACATCTTGCTCCAATACACTTCTGGCCGTATCCATCCCAATTTTCTTGAATTCTTCGATGATCCAACCATCGATTTCATCTGAAAACTCTGTCAGTTCTACATCCTCTTCAACACCTTCCCTGAACACATCTATTTCATATCCCGTTAGCTGTCCTGCAAGACGGATATTATGACCTCCTCTACCTATTGCCTTGGAGACCTCTTCTGGCTTAAGATACACCTGAGCGGTCATTTTTTCATCATTTAATTTTACCGTTGACACTCTTGCCGGACTTAATGCCCTAGTTACCAATAATTGCGGATTTGAAGTCCAGTTGATAACGTCTATATTTTCATTGCCCAGTTCTCGCACAATGCCATGTATACGACTTCCTTTCATCCCCACACAAGCTCCAACAGGATCAATACGATCGTCATAAGAATCAACGGCCACTTTTGCTTTCTCTCCTGGGATACGCACGGCTTTCTTAATGGTGATTAAACCGTCGAAAACCTCAGGTATTTCCTGGAAGAACAATTGCTCCAAGAATATGGGCGAGCTTCGAGACATGATAATCGTCGGCTTTGCACCTTTGAGCTCTACACTTTCTATGATACCTCTAACGTTATCTCCTTTTCGGAAAAAATCCGATGGTATTTGTCTATCCTTCGGAAGAATAATTTCATTACCCTCATCATCAAGAAGTATAACCGCTTTATGTCTAATATGATGTACCTCAGCAGTATAAATCTCACCTTCTAAATCCTTAAACTGCTTGTATATTGTAGTATTATCGTGCTCATGGATCTTAGAGATCAAATTTTGCCTTAAGGCCAATATGGCTCTTCTTCCCAAGTCAATTAACTTCACCTCCTCGGACACATCTTCCCCAACCTCAAAATCTGGCTCAATTTTCCTCGCTTCACTAAGGGAAATCTCTTCATTGGGCTCCTCTACCTCTCCATCTTCTACTACAATACGGTTACGCCAAATTTCCAAATCTCCTTTGTCTGGATTTATAATGATATCAAAATTATCATCCGAACCAAACTTCTTTTTTAAGGCGTTTCTGAAAACATCTTCCAAAATTGCCATAAGCGTTACCCGGTCTATGAATTTATCATCCTTGAACTCAGAGAAAGATTCTATTAACGCAATATTTTCCATTTGTTACTACAATTAAAATTTTAATTTAACTTTTGCTTTCCTTATTTCAGAAAAGTTCAACTCTTTTTT
This genomic window from Maribacter sp. MJ134 contains:
- a CDS encoding SPOR domain-containing protein — its product is MKKNILWLLMLGAVLGLHGQQGELNIKQDEQITKLLEIYKSALKDNEYYRVQIGFSTNDATAQSLKSNAEIDFPNLPSRIDFASPTYRVRIGRFKTKLEAERMYNKIRVKYPNAMLLEPKKSTK
- the infB gene encoding translation initiation factor IF-2, whose translation is MAENATIRLNKVLRELNISLDRAVDFLSSKGHDVEARPTTKISNEVYQVLLDEFQTDMSKKVASKEVGEEKRKEKEAIRVQLEQEQEERRLAREKRNASNEKIIKAKAELAGPKTVGKIDLNPKKNKEEAPEVKEAPKEEVKIAAAPVAEPTKEKPLKKKEATEKAEPKTTEDSTEKTVEEGADDKETIETQYQKLSGPKITGDKIDLTKFQKPKKKKEDEKSSGNTDRKKRRRRIVTKNTSGSGAGARNSGGDRKGNKRFATVNKVEPSEEDVQKQVRETLEKLQGKSKKGKGAKYRRSKRDQHREQTEKDLEQQELESKVLKVTEFVTASEVATMMDVSTTEIISACMSLGIMVTMNQRLDAETLSIVAEEFGYEVDFVTADIEESIVEEEDAPEDLEPRAPIVTVMGHVDHGKTSLLDYIRKENVIAGESGGITQHIGAYGVTLENGERISFLDTPGHEAFTAMRARGAQVTDIAIIVIAADDDIMPQTKEAISHAQAAGVPLVFAINKIDRPTANPDKIKEGLAQMNLLVEDWGGKIQSHDISAKTGDGVKELLEKVLLEAELLELKANPDKSATGTVVEAFLDKGKGYVSTILVQAGTLKIGDYVLAGTTSGKVKAMQDERGKNVTEVGPSRPISILGLDSAPQAGDKFYVLEDEREAKQIAARRSQLQREQSVRTQRHITLDEIGRRIALGEFKELNIILKGDVDGSVEALTDSFQKLSTDEIQVNIIYKAVGPITESDVLLASASDAVIIGFNVRPMGNAKAIAEKEEIDIRMYSIIYDAINDLKDAMEGMLSPEMKEEITGTAEIRETFKISKIGTIAGCMVTNGKLFRNSNIRLIRDGVVIYTGEFASLKRFKDDVKEVSKGYDCGLQIKNYNDIQIGDVVEAFQEVAVKKKLKSK
- the nusA gene encoding transcription termination factor NusA codes for the protein MENIALIESFSEFKDDKFIDRVTLMAILEDVFRNALKKKFGSDDNFDIIINPDKGDLEIWRNRIVVEDGEVEEPNEEISLSEARKIEPDFEVGEDVSEEVKLIDLGRRAILALRQNLISKIHEHDNTTIYKQFKDLEGEIYTAEVHHIRHKAVILLDDEGNEIILPKDRQIPSDFFRKGDNVRGIIESVELKGAKPTIIMSRSSPIFLEQLFFQEIPEVFDGLITIKKAVRIPGEKAKVAVDSYDDRIDPVGACVGMKGSRIHGIVRELGNENIDVINWTSNPQLLVTRALSPARVSTVKLNDEKMTAQVYLKPEEVSKAIGRGGHNIRLAGQLTGYEIDVFREGVEEDVELTEFSDEIDGWIIEEFKKIGMDTARSVLEQDVNDLVKRTDLEEETIQEVVRILKEELED